In a single window of the Pongo abelii isolate AG06213 chromosome 1, NHGRI_mPonAbe1-v2.0_pri, whole genome shotgun sequence genome:
- the ZNF648 gene encoding zinc finger protein 648 translates to MAQVDSQDRWGEASPLSSLTEEAHDTQMLSMNLESDDEDGGEAEKEGTADPVACPRGSSPVTHDNPDLPWPHPLGKEEEKFSDSSSAGDMGQKPVEMSGKASWSRDVTKIKETQGSPGASRALGTLPSGLAHKLLGQMQPLGDRLPAGDDGDSKANQDAVLDVPFSFPSNGKYLCAHKSVDTSAGNSSLLCFPRPGSNWDLPTRETHTPAQASATPASLAAAVLAKARNSRKVQNQAGGREGGEAEARTYRCLRGGRAFQKPSKPLNPAETRGGAAKRYACELCGKAYSHRGTLQQHRRLHTGERPYQCSFCDKAYTWSSDHRKHIRTHTGEKPYPCPDCGKAFVRSSDLRKHQRNMHSNNKPFPCSDCGLTFNKPLSLLRHQRTHLGAKPFRCPACDREFAVASRMVEHQRVHSGERPFPCPTCGKCFTKSSNLSEHQTLHTGQRPFKCADCGVAFAQPSRLVRHQRIHTGERPFPCTQCGQAFARSSTLKRHQQIHSGEKGFLCAQCGRAFRIASELAQHIRMHNGERPYQCEDCDQAFTRSNHLQRHRAKHGTSKKEPIPSSSDE, encoded by the coding sequence ATGGCACAAGTGGACTCCCAGGACAGGTGGGGAGAGGCGTCTCCTCTCAGCAGCTTGACTGAGGAGGCTCATGACACCCAGATGCTGAGCATGAACTTAGAGAGTGACGATGAAGATGGTGGGGAGGCCGAAAAAGAGGGCACTGCTGACCCGGTGGCTTGtccaaggggcagctccccagTAACACACGACAATCCTGACTTGCCATGGCCCCATCCACTGGgcaaagaggaagagaaattCTCTGACTCCTCCAGTGCTGGGGACATGGGGCAGAAACCAGTGGAAATGTCCGGGAAAGCCAGCTGGAGCAGAGATGTGACAAAGATCAAGGAGACCCAAGGTTCCCCGGGAGCAAGCAGAGCTCTGGGTACCCTTCCCAGTGGTCTCGCACACAAGTTGTTAGGTCAGATGCAACCTCTTGGGGACCGACTACCTGCGGGTGATGATGGAGACTCGAAGGCAAACCAGGACGCAGTCTTGGATGTCCCATTCAGCTTCCCCAGCAATGGAAAGTATCTCTGTGCGCACAAAAGTGTAGACACGTCCGCAGGGAACTCTTCTCTGTTGTGTTTCCCCAGGCCGGGGAGCAACTGGGACCTCCCCACGCGAGAGACACATACACCAGCCCAGGCGTCTGCCACCCCAGCCAGCCTGGCTGCCGCGGTCCTGGCAAAAGCGCGAAACAGCAGGAAAGTACAGAACCAGGCGGGCGGGCGCGAGGGCGGAGAGGCTGAGGCGCGTACCTACAGGTGCCTGCGGGGCGGGCGGGCCTTTCAGAAGCCCAGCAAGCCGCTGAACCCCGCGGAGACGCGCGGCGGCGCCGCCAAGCGCTACGCGTGCGAGCTATGTGGAAAGGCCTACTCCCACCGCGGCACACTCCAGCAGCACAGGCGCCTGCACACGGGCGAGCGGCCCTACCAGTGCTCCTTCTGCGACAAGGCCTACACCTGGTCCTCCGACCACCGGAAGCACATCCGCACCCACACAGGCGAGAAACCCTACCCGTGTCCAGACTGCGGGAAGGCCTTCGTGCGCTCTTCGGACCTGCGCAAACACCAGCGCAACATGCACAGCAACAATAAGCCCTTCCCGTGCTCCGACTGCGGCCTGACCTTCAACAAGCCGCTGTCGCTGCTGCGCCACCAGCGCACGCACCTGGGCGCCAAGCCCTTCCGCTGCCCCGCCTGCGACCGGGAGTTCGCTGTGGCCAGCCGCATGGTGGAGCACCAGCGCGTGCACTCGGGCGAGCGGCCCTTCCCCTGCCCCACCTGCGGCAAGTGCTTCACCAAGTCCTCCAACCTGTCCGAGCACCAGACGCTGCACACCGGCCAGAGGCCTTTCAAGTGCGCTGACTGCGGCGTGGCCTTCGCGCAGCCCTCGCGCCTCGTGCGCCACCAGCGCATCCACACTGGCGAGAGGCCCTTTCCTTGCACGCAGTGTGGCCAGGCCTTTGCCCGCTCTTCGACCCTGAAGCGGCACCAACAGATCCACTCCGGGGAGAAGGGATTCCTCTGTGCCCAGTGCGGCAGGGCCTTCCGCATTGCCTCTGAGTTGGCCCAGCACATACGAATGCACAACGGAGAGAGGCCCTACCAGTGTGAGGACTGCGACCAGGCCTTCACCCGGTCCAATCACCTCCAACGACACCGAGCCAAGCACGGCACCAGCAAGAAGGAGCCCATCCCTTCCTCCTCTGACGAGTGA